From Synergistaceae bacterium, the proteins below share one genomic window:
- a CDS encoding DUF4160 domain-containing protein, with protein sequence MPQVLRIGSYIIYFWSNENNPLEPIHVHIAEGQPYANATKLWITSTGKILICHNNSMISEKILRKIIRILEANRDEIINAWLERFGEIKYFC encoded by the coding sequence GTGCCGCAAGTTCTTAGAATTGGCTCATATATAATATATTTCTGGTCAAATGAAAATAACCCGCTTGAACCTATTCACGTCCATATTGCGGAAGGCCAGCCCTATGCAAACGCGACAAAATTATGGATAACAAGTACAGGCAAAATTCTTATATGTCATAATAATTCTATGATTTCTGAAAAAATTTTGCGCAAAATTATTCGTATCTTGGAAGCTAACCGCGATGAAATTATTAATGCATGGCTTGAAAGATTTGGCGAAATAAAATATTTTTGCTAG
- a CDS encoding sodium:alanine symporter family protein yields MDQIMYYNGIVNSFVWGAPVLILLVGTGVYLTLLLGLPQFRYFFAALSEVFSFRKKSGEDKSISSFAAMATAMAATVGTGNVAGVATALHLGGPGAMVWMLISAIFGMCTKFSEVTLAVHYRQKDAHGDWRGGTMYILDKGVREVMGGGLGVVVGKLLAILFAIFAFLASFGIGAATQANSAAEAISMGWGVDHLYTGIAMAILVALVIIGGLKSLSTVTTLIVPFMAIFYIAGSVFVLVTNAEAIPGAISNALHLAFNNPAETLPGALAGWCVKEAVQRGIARGVFSNEAGMGSAPMVHATASVEHPVQQGFYGIFEVFMDTIVICMMTALVIMSTGTLTGSPELTGAQLTLKAFESALGAPGKYILSVGLLLFAFTTILGWYWYAETVVTYLFGVWCKPIMKILWIAMVLIGSAGAQFIGSEGNQFLNNIWDISDTLNGLMALPNLIGLLILSVTLKRIVDDYEEKFGVPDDKYLTPSHKVLIAKAEYIVIGVIGVVASMVAFFGHANIFGTIAILLGLLSAYKRQTLLGFISVVLGIVAVAL; encoded by the coding sequence ATGGATCAAATTATGTATTACAACGGAATAGTCAACAGTTTTGTCTGGGGGGCACCCGTTTTAATATTGCTTGTCGGTACAGGCGTTTATTTGACGTTATTGCTTGGTCTGCCTCAATTCCGTTATTTTTTCGCGGCACTATCTGAAGTCTTCAGTTTCAGGAAAAAATCCGGCGAGGATAAATCAATCTCATCATTTGCGGCTATGGCTACGGCAATGGCGGCAACGGTCGGAACAGGTAATGTCGCGGGAGTTGCTACGGCTTTACACTTAGGAGGCCCTGGCGCGATGGTCTGGATGTTGATTTCTGCAATTTTCGGTATGTGTACGAAATTTTCAGAAGTTACTCTTGCTGTGCATTATAGACAGAAGGATGCTCACGGGGACTGGCGCGGAGGCACAATGTATATACTTGACAAGGGCGTTCGTGAAGTCATGGGCGGCGGACTCGGCGTAGTTGTAGGCAAATTATTAGCGATCTTGTTTGCAATTTTCGCATTCTTGGCCTCATTTGGAATCGGTGCGGCTACTCAGGCAAATTCAGCGGCAGAAGCTATCTCAATGGGCTGGGGAGTAGATCATCTTTATACGGGTATAGCTATGGCCATTCTTGTTGCGCTTGTAATAATCGGCGGCTTGAAGAGTCTTTCAACTGTTACTACTTTAATAGTTCCCTTTATGGCTATATTTTATATTGCCGGTTCTGTCTTTGTGCTTGTTACTAACGCTGAAGCAATCCCCGGCGCGATCTCTAATGCACTTCACTTAGCATTCAATAATCCTGCTGAGACTTTACCCGGAGCTTTGGCCGGCTGGTGCGTAAAAGAAGCTGTACAAAGAGGTATAGCAAGAGGCGTTTTCTCAAATGAAGCTGGTATGGGATCTGCTCCTATGGTACACGCTACGGCAAGTGTTGAACACCCAGTACAACAGGGCTTTTACGGAATATTTGAAGTCTTCATGGATACGATTGTAATTTGTATGATGACAGCACTTGTTATTATGTCAACGGGGACTCTCACAGGTTCACCGGAATTAACGGGCGCGCAGTTAACGTTAAAAGCATTTGAGTCAGCACTCGGAGCACCCGGCAAATATATTTTATCGGTCGGCTTGTTATTATTTGCATTTACTACGATTTTAGGCTGGTACTGGTACGCAGAGACGGTAGTAACTTATTTATTCGGCGTATGGTGCAAGCCCATAATGAAAATTTTATGGATCGCTATGGTCTTAATCGGTTCAGCTGGTGCGCAGTTTATCGGCTCAGAAGGAAATCAATTCTTGAATAATATCTGGGACATTTCCGACACGTTAAACGGGCTTATGGCATTGCCGAACTTGATAGGCCTGCTAATTCTTTCAGTAACGTTAAAGCGCATTGTCGACGATTACGAGGAAAAATTTGGCGTGCCGGATGATAAATATTTGACTCCGTCTCATAAAGTCTTAATCGCAAAGGCTGAATATATAGTAATAGGCGTTATCGGAGTAGTTGCAAGCATGGTTGCATTCTTTGGACATGCAAATATTTTCGGAACAATAGCGATTTTACTCGGACTTCTTTCGGCATATAAGCGTCAGACTCTATTAGGCTTTATTTCTGTAGTACTCGGCATTGTAGCAGTCGCACTATAA